A region from the Aegilops tauschii subsp. strangulata cultivar AL8/78 chromosome 5, Aet v6.0, whole genome shotgun sequence genome encodes:
- the LOC109754705 gene encoding protein FLUORESCENT IN BLUE LIGHT, chloroplastic isoform X1 encodes MPLLMRLSPPAAAPLPPYRRSHGGSTTRLNAVLPKTSERMFLVARHASSSTDPVRPRSDNFDIANGHGHFLIKSTSDLQEAVSSCFGKALVTSSAVMLVMPPSCLAEECDPGYSLPNMPLLFAIAMVGATVGGLLARQRKGELKKLNDQLRQINASLRRQAKIESYAPALSYAPAASKIPESEVIVDPHKQRLLTYLRTGKNYLRNQAPDKAFSEFKAALDLAQSLGDHVEEKKAARGLGASLQRQGNYKEAIKYHSMVLSISKMTGEDSGVTEAYGAIADCYTEVGELEKAGKFYDEYIARLEND; translated from the exons ATGCCGCTTCTCATGCGTCTCTCCccaccggcggcggcgccgttGCCGCCGTACCGGCGAAGCCACGGAGGTTCTACCACGAGATTAAACGCCGTACTCCCCAAGACCTCAG AGCGAATGTTTCTTGTAGCTAGACATGCCTCGTCGTCGACTGATCCGGTGCGTCCTAGGAGCGACAACTTTGATATAGCTAATGGGCATGGCCATTTCCTTATCAAGTCTACATCTGATCTTCAG GAAGCTGTATCTTCTTGTTTCGGGAAAGCATTGGTGACCAGCAGTGCTGTCATGCTTGTGATGCCGCCCAGTTGCTTGGCAGAAGAATGTGACCCGGGGTACTCTCTTCCTAACATGCCGCTGCTGTTTGCGATAGCCATGGTTGGTGCTACTGTTGGAG GGCTCCTTGCGAGACAAAGGAAAGGGGAACTTAAAAAGCTTAACGATCAGCTACGTCAGATAAATGCTTCACTGAGAAGACAAGCCAAGATCGAATCTTATGCTCCTGCTTTGAGCTATGCACCGGCTGCTAGTAAGATACCAGAATCAGAAGTCATTGTTGATCCTCACAAACAGCGCCTGCTCACATATCTGAGGACTGGGAAGAACTACCTGAGAAACCAAGCTCCAGACAAGGCATTTTCCGAGTTTAAGGCAGCTCTTGATCTTGCACAATCTTTGGGTGATCATGTTGAAGAGAAGAAGGCGGCACGAGGATTAG GAGCGTCATTGCAAAGACAAGGAAATTACAAGGAAGCAATAAAGTACCACTCCATGGTTCTCAGCATCTCCAAGATGACTGGAGAGGATTCAGGTGTCACTGAGGCATATGGGGCAATAGCCGATTGCTACACCGAAGTTGGTGAGCTCGAGAAGGCAGGCAAGTTCTACGATGAGTACATTGCAAGATTGGAGAATGACTGA
- the LOC109754705 gene encoding protein FLUORESCENT IN BLUE LIGHT, chloroplastic isoform X2 yields the protein MMEAVSSCFGKALVTSSAVMLVMPPSCLAEECDPGYSLPNMPLLFAIAMVGATVGGLLARQRKGELKKLNDQLRQINASLRRQAKIESYAPALSYAPAASKIPESEVIVDPHKQRLLTYLRTGKNYLRNQAPDKAFSEFKAALDLAQSLGDHVEEKKAARGLGASLQRQGNYKEAIKYHSMVLSISKMTGEDSGVTEAYGAIADCYTEVGELEKAGKFYDEYIARLEND from the exons ATGATG GAAGCTGTATCTTCTTGTTTCGGGAAAGCATTGGTGACCAGCAGTGCTGTCATGCTTGTGATGCCGCCCAGTTGCTTGGCAGAAGAATGTGACCCGGGGTACTCTCTTCCTAACATGCCGCTGCTGTTTGCGATAGCCATGGTTGGTGCTACTGTTGGAG GGCTCCTTGCGAGACAAAGGAAAGGGGAACTTAAAAAGCTTAACGATCAGCTACGTCAGATAAATGCTTCACTGAGAAGACAAGCCAAGATCGAATCTTATGCTCCTGCTTTGAGCTATGCACCGGCTGCTAGTAAGATACCAGAATCAGAAGTCATTGTTGATCCTCACAAACAGCGCCTGCTCACATATCTGAGGACTGGGAAGAACTACCTGAGAAACCAAGCTCCAGACAAGGCATTTTCCGAGTTTAAGGCAGCTCTTGATCTTGCACAATCTTTGGGTGATCATGTTGAAGAGAAGAAGGCGGCACGAGGATTAG GAGCGTCATTGCAAAGACAAGGAAATTACAAGGAAGCAATAAAGTACCACTCCATGGTTCTCAGCATCTCCAAGATGACTGGAGAGGATTCAGGTGTCACTGAGGCATATGGGGCAATAGCCGATTGCTACACCGAAGTTGGTGAGCTCGAGAAGGCAGGCAAGTTCTACGATGAGTACATTGCAAGATTGGAGAATGACTGA